From the Glutamicibacter halophytocola genome, the window TCCCAGCCGAAGAGCACAACAAAGATGGTGGCGTAGGCGCTGGTGGAGGTTGCGCAGAGCATCAGCGTATAGGCCAGCATCACGATGCCGGAGGTATTGGTTGCTGCCGCGCTGCCGTAGCGCAGATTCAGCATCTGGGAGACGGTGAAGACCTTCAGCTTCTGCAAGGTCGGTGCGAAGGCCAGCGAAAGCAGGATGACGCCTGCGCCAATGGCCACCACGAGCCACATGCCGGAGATCCCGTGCTTGTAGCCCAGCCCGACGCCGCCCACGGTGGATGCGCCACCGAGCACCACCGCTGCCATGGTTCCGGTGTAGAGGAAGGGGCCGAGCCGACGGCCGGCGACCAGATAATCGCTGCTGTTTTTGGTGCGGGACTTGCCCCACCATCCAAAAGCGAGCATGGCCGCGAGATATAGCGCGACAATGGCCCCATTGATGAATTCCATGGATTTCCCCGATGCGAGTGAGAATGCTTACCGTAGGTAAACTTTTATTTCTCAATAGGCTACTTGTGTGAGCTACGACAGGTCAATGGCCGGCAGCTTTATGACTGTGAAATGGCTCGCCCCGCAGAGTGATGAACGTTACTGCTCCATTGATCGAAAAAATCTAGACAATTTGCCCAAGAATATGCATTGTGGCATGCATGGTGTCATAGTCGCGTAGCAATAGGCATTCACGGTGCGCAATCCGGTGTTCTTTAGTACTGTTTCTCGACGACGCAACGTTGCATCACCGGCTTTAGCGCCCCCAATTTCCGTTGCGTCCAACTATTGCTCGCAACCAGAAAGACGCCTGAAGATGAGTGAAAATGCTCAAGGTCTGACAAAGAAGTCAGCCGGACATGTCATTGTCGATACGCTTGCCGCACACGGCGTTGAACGAGCCTACGTCGTCCCGGGCGAAAGCTACCTGGACGTCCTCGACGGACTGCACAACTCATCCATCGAGACCGTCGTTTGCCGCCACGAAGGCGGAGCGACCTACATGGCCGAAGCCGAAGGAAAAATGCATCAGCGCCCCGGCATCGCGATGGTGACCCGAGGGCCAGGTGCCGCCAACGCGCACGTTGGCCTGCACACTGCATGGCAGGACTCCACTCCGCTGGTGCTCTTTGTTGGCCTGATTCCCTTCGAGCACCGCGAAAAAGAAGCCTTCCAGGAGTTTGACCCGAAGGCGTGGTTTGGCACCGGAGCCAAGCGCGTGATGATCCTGGACCATGCGGACCGCGCCAGCGAAGTCGTCGCCGAAGCGATGTTCGCGGCCATGTCCGGACGTCCGGGGCCGGTGGTGGTCGGGCTTCCGGAAGACGTGATCCGCAACGAGATTTCTGCCGAGCTGCACCCGGAAATTCCTGTCGCCACCGGCGGCATGACCGTGACTGACTGGAAGTCGCTGAACAATGCCTTGCAGGAAGCGGATAAGCCACTGTTTATTTTTGGCGGCAACGACTGGTCCCAGCAGGGTGCTGCCGATTTCACCCGCTGGCTCGAAGAACACGATCTTCCTGCCGCTGCCGAATGGCGTTGCGAAGGAACCGTTCCGTTCAGCTCTCCTTCCTACGTTGGGCCCATCGGCTACGGGCGTCCCAAGCCAACCTACGATCTCCTGGAAGAAACAGATCTGCTGATCTTCGTTGGCACCGTACCCGGGGACGTCATCACCGACGGCTTCAACGTCCGCCAAAACTGGGAGAAGAAAAACTTCCTGGTGACCATCGACCCGTCGCTGCGCGGACGCTCCGGTCCGGTCTCGCACCAGATTGTGGCCAAGCCGGATGTCTTCGTCCGCGACCTGCTGCTCATGGACTTGCCGGTGAAGGATTCCTGGAAGGAATGGACCTCGCGGATGCGTGGCGAGCAGGAGAAATTCGCCGCGCTGCCAACCCCGGTGCCGGCGGACGGGCCAGCAAAAATGGCGACCTTGATGTCGAATCTGGTCACCGCACTGCCCGAAAATGCGATGGTCACCTTCGGTGCCGGCGAGCACACCAACTGGGCGCACCGCTACTTCCCGACCAACGGCTATGCCTCGATGCTCTCGGCACGCAACGGCTCCATGGGCTACTCGATCCCATCGGCCGTGGCAGCATCGCTGAATTACCCGGGGCGCCGCGTCGTGGCCATTGCGGGTGACGGCGAATTCCTGATGAACGGCCAAGAGCTGGCCACGGCAACCCAATATGGGGCAACGCCGCTGGTGATCATCATGGACAACCAGCAATACGGCACCATCCGCACCCACCAGGAGCGTCAGTATCCGGAGCGAATTTCCGGCACGCAACTGCAGAATCCTGACTTCGCATTGATGGCCCAGTCCTTTGGCGGTTTTGGAGTCCGCGTAGAGAAGGATGCTGAGATCCCGGCAGCGCTGGAAGCAGCGGTGGAGGCAATCGAGGAGAACGGGACTTTCGCCTTGATCCACTTGATCGTGGAACAAGGGGTCAAAGCCTACTAGGCTGCACTTCGGCGCGGATGCTCCGGGTCGGTTCCGTGGCGAGGCTCTAAGCGGGCATATAATTCCAACGGGTATCGTTTATGCGGTACCCGTTGGATGCCTTAAGTGGCAGAGCAGTCAGATGAAGTTTGGCAGCTACAACTTGCAATAGCGGAGCTCAAAGACATGAATGATCCCCTGATCGCCAGCCTCATGCGCGCCGTCGACGCCGCGCCAGAGGAACACGAGTTGCGCCTCCATCTGGCCCAGCAGCTGCACCAGGCCAACCGTGCCGCTGAAGCTCTGACGCATATCAACATTGTGGTCCAAAAAGATCCCGGCAACACCGCGGCCTTGCAATTGCTCGGCCAGGTGAGTGCTGCGCTGCTGGGCAACGCCATACCCGCACCGGCTTCCGCACCGGAACCAGCAAAGCCACAGCACACCGAAGAACCTGATTTTGATTGGGATGCGGCGGCCCAGCAGCTCGGCCAATCCGTGCCAGCCCCATTTGCGGAGCCAGAAATCCAGATGGGCGGGAGCGCAGAAACTGTCGCCCCAGTAGAACCAGCGGGGCAGCGCATTACCTTGGCTGATGTTGGCGGTCTGCAGAATGTTAAAGACCGGCTGAATGAATCATTCTTGGCACCGATGCGCAACGCCGCCATCGCCAAGGCCTTCGGCAAATCCCTGCGAGGCGGACTGCTGCTGTACGGTCCTCCCGGCTGTGGCAAGACCTTTGTGGCTCGCGCGGTTGCCGGTGAGCTCCAAGCGAACTTCATGGCCGTCACCATGACCGACATTCTTGATTCGCTTATCGGTGAAACTGAGAAGAATATTAAAGCGGTCTTCGACAAGGCCCGCAGCAACTCGCCGACAGTGTTGTTCCTCGATGAAGTTGATGCATTGGGGCTGCGCCGAGGCTCATTAACCGGAAGCGCGTCATGGCTGCGCCAGATGGTCAATCAGCTGCTTATGGAGATGGATTCGCTCTCCTCAAACAATGACGGACTCTACATCCTGGCCGCGACCAACCACCCATGGGACCTGGATGAGGCGCTGTTGCGCCCAGGACGTTTGGATCGCTCAGTGCTGGTCACCGCTCCGGACCAGCCAGCTCGCGAATCAATCCTGCGCTATCACCTGGAGCGTCGACCCATCGCAGGTATCGACCTGAAATGGATTGCCGCGCAAACCGATGGATTCTCGGGCGCCGACCTGGAGCACTTGTGCACCACTGCCGCGGAAAAAGCCATGATGCAGTCCATCGAGCGCAATGAGGTGCTGCCGGTGAATATGGCACATATTCATCTGGCGATGAAAGAAGTGAAGCCATCGACCCTGCCGTGGCTGGAGTCTGCACGCAATGTGGTGCGGTTCAGCAACGAAAATGGGCGTTACGACGAGCTGGCTGATTATCTGGTCGCCAGAAAACTGTTGTAATCCAATCCCGGAAGGCACCGCATGGATTTTGACGTCCTCTACACCAGGATCACCCATCATCTGGCAACGGGCAGGGAAGCCGAAGCCATTAGCCTGCTCAAGGACAATCTCAATGATTATCAGCAGGTTGCCGAATTCTGGATCCTGTACGCGGCCTGCCATCTGAACCTGGAGCAGTGGAGCGAAGCTGAAGCCGCCGCCCGCGTGGCATTGGGGCTGAATCCCGAGCATCCAGTAGCTGGCGAGCAGCTCGCGGTGGCACTTTCCGGCCAGCGCCGTCGCGAAGAGGCCCTGGCAACCATCCAACAGGTCATCGCGGTGGCGCCGGAGCATGCGCGTGGACACTATCTGCTGGGCATCTTCTTGCTGGGCAATATCCAGAACAATGACGAGCGGATCTTGGCCCGCCAGGCCACTGAGCATGCACTGAAATTGGAACCTGAAAACCCCGACTTTTATCAAGGTGCAGCTCTCGCAGCCGACATCGCCGGAGATCACCGCGGCGCGATGAGGCTCCTGGAAGCAGGGCTGCGCATTGACCCTCATCATCAAGGGCTATTGCGTTCGGCAGGCAGCATCGAAATGGGTCGCATGATCGTGGGGGACCACGGCCAATTATTGCGCGGCATGCTGGCCAGCGATCCATTGAACGAAAAGCTGCACGAGGACTACGCGGAGAACTTTCTGGTCAAGCAGGCGGTTTACGCCGACCGCTGGTGGTTATCCATTCCGGCGCTCGCAGCCGTCGCTGCTTTTGGGCACGCTGCCAGCTTGCCGGTCACCCTGATTGTGGTTGTGCTGGTGCTTGGCGGTGGTGGCCTGTTCGCTTGGTGGAATATCTCCACTTATAAAAGGACGGAGAAAACGCTACCTTCCGGGTACATCAAAGATATTCACGCCCGCTTCCCGGCGCTGCCCAAAGCCATGCGCGGGTACCAGGCCAGTTGGGCGGCTGCGGTAGCTGGCGCTGTGGCGGGCTGCTTCGTTCCACTCGCGGGTGCGATCTTGATGCTTCTTGGGGTTGTGTCGGGCAGGGTGGCCGATGCTCTCATATTTCGAGAAATATCAGGGCCTCCGCAGAACCGCCAGGATCCTGAAGAACAAAGGGTGCATCTGGTGCGCCTGAGCGGAAGCTACGCAGCAGGCTTCTGGAAACGTGTGCTGATAGTTTTCGCGCATTTGGCCTTCTTCGGAGTGTGCATGGCCCGCCCAAGCCAGATGGCCGCAGTTCCGATGTGGTCGGCGGGTATGGGACTGTTGGTGGTCGGTGGGGTTTTGGCCTATTGCCAGCTCCGTCTGGGATTCAAGAACAACGCTTTCGCTTATGGGCTGGCGGTGAGCAGCTCGGCAAAAGCGAGAGGCTTCGCGCTGCTGCGAGGCAACATCGGCGGGATGTACTTCATCGGGGTGCATCTGGTGTTCGGATTCA encodes:
- a CDS encoding thiamine pyrophosphate-dependent enzyme, whose protein sequence is MSENAQGLTKKSAGHVIVDTLAAHGVERAYVVPGESYLDVLDGLHNSSIETVVCRHEGGATYMAEAEGKMHQRPGIAMVTRGPGAANAHVGLHTAWQDSTPLVLFVGLIPFEHREKEAFQEFDPKAWFGTGAKRVMILDHADRASEVVAEAMFAAMSGRPGPVVVGLPEDVIRNEISAELHPEIPVATGGMTVTDWKSLNNALQEADKPLFIFGGNDWSQQGAADFTRWLEEHDLPAAAEWRCEGTVPFSSPSYVGPIGYGRPKPTYDLLEETDLLIFVGTVPGDVITDGFNVRQNWEKKNFLVTIDPSLRGRSGPVSHQIVAKPDVFVRDLLLMDLPVKDSWKEWTSRMRGEQEKFAALPTPVPADGPAKMATLMSNLVTALPENAMVTFGAGEHTNWAHRYFPTNGYASMLSARNGSMGYSIPSAVAASLNYPGRRVVAIAGDGEFLMNGQELATATQYGATPLVIIMDNQQYGTIRTHQERQYPERISGTQLQNPDFALMAQSFGGFGVRVEKDAEIPAALEAAVEAIEENGTFALIHLIVEQGVKAY
- a CDS encoding tetratricopeptide repeat protein, which codes for MNDPLIASLMRAVDAAPEEHELRLHLAQQLHQANRAAEALTHINIVVQKDPGNTAALQLLGQVSAALLGNAIPAPASAPEPAKPQHTEEPDFDWDAAAQQLGQSVPAPFAEPEIQMGGSAETVAPVEPAGQRITLADVGGLQNVKDRLNESFLAPMRNAAIAKAFGKSLRGGLLLYGPPGCGKTFVARAVAGELQANFMAVTMTDILDSLIGETEKNIKAVFDKARSNSPTVLFLDEVDALGLRRGSLTGSASWLRQMVNQLLMEMDSLSSNNDGLYILAATNHPWDLDEALLRPGRLDRSVLVTAPDQPARESILRYHLERRPIAGIDLKWIAAQTDGFSGADLEHLCTTAAEKAMMQSIERNEVLPVNMAHIHLAMKEVKPSTLPWLESARNVVRFSNENGRYDELADYLVARKLL
- a CDS encoding tetratricopeptide repeat protein yields the protein MDFDVLYTRITHHLATGREAEAISLLKDNLNDYQQVAEFWILYAACHLNLEQWSEAEAAARVALGLNPEHPVAGEQLAVALSGQRRREEALATIQQVIAVAPEHARGHYLLGIFLLGNIQNNDERILARQATEHALKLEPENPDFYQGAALAADIAGDHRGAMRLLEAGLRIDPHHQGLLRSAGSIEMGRMIVGDHGQLLRGMLASDPLNEKLHEDYAENFLVKQAVYADRWWLSIPALAAVAAFGHAASLPVTLIVVVLVLGGGGLFAWWNISTYKRTEKTLPSGYIKDIHARFPALPKAMRGYQASWAAAVAGAVAGCFVPLAGAILMLLGVVSGRVADALIFREISGPPQNRQDPEEQRVHLVRLSGSYAAGFWKRVLIVFAHLAFFGVCMARPSQMAAVPMWSAGMGLLVVGGVLAYCQLRLGFKNNAFAYGLAVSSSAKARGFALLRGNIGGMYFIGVHLVFGFIAFVLSLSLLAGVPQSSDSSGGTVDEEPSGPVQLPREELDRLTRTPVPKPEEFSFSPMPELPDIPSLDQ